One stretch of Burkholderia oklahomensis C6786 DNA includes these proteins:
- a CDS encoding M4 family metallopeptidase, whose amino-acid sequence MKKLSCLLSVTAISLASLSAFAHAGDQQAAVDRALQLIRQNPIAFNLAAGSAAHTLKFAAAQASAPVEGDQFQVRDVIVDPDGTEHVRFDRFYAGLPVIGGDVVVHSSQGQLKQANLTQPTPINLAGKIGKVGDRFVVRNAPDVGTATARRVASARFGEDVRRVEGADLVVFARDVAPTLAYAVRVYGKATDAHGEAVLYYVDARTGNVLDAQDLIKTASATGTGRSLYYGNLPLTTDQTGMNAYRMLDPTRGGGSVYDGRGLTSDDVELATDLPIFTSSTNVWGNNTTSDRQTVAADIDYGLALTWDYYKATHNRNGIFNDGRGVKSYAHVVFNTGSGTTGANAAWLSSRVMVYGDGEPGTRLPKPVVSIDVAGHEMSHGVTEATANLNYSGDAGGLNESTSDIFGTLVKFYADNPNDPGNYVIGARVTSGGLRKMYKQDLDGRSYSCYPSGGFSWFNPRHDPHYSSGVGNRFFYLLSEGPVAPATDTGLSTSQLVCNGDTRFSGLGRDKAGKIWYRTLTVYLTTNSSYPSARRASIQAANDLYGANSVESATVARAWSAAGVN is encoded by the coding sequence ATGAAGAAGCTATCTTGCCTTCTGTCCGTCACTGCGATTTCCCTTGCCAGTCTCAGCGCGTTTGCGCACGCCGGCGATCAGCAGGCCGCAGTCGACCGGGCGCTGCAACTGATCCGGCAGAACCCGATCGCCTTCAACCTGGCCGCCGGCAGCGCCGCGCACACGCTGAAGTTCGCGGCCGCGCAGGCGAGCGCGCCGGTGGAAGGCGACCAGTTCCAGGTGCGCGACGTGATCGTCGACCCCGACGGCACCGAGCACGTGCGCTTCGACCGCTTCTACGCGGGTCTGCCCGTGATCGGCGGCGACGTCGTCGTCCACTCGAGCCAGGGGCAACTGAAGCAGGCCAACCTGACCCAGCCCACGCCGATCAATCTCGCCGGCAAGATCGGCAAGGTCGGCGACCGCTTCGTGGTGCGCAACGCGCCCGACGTGGGCACGGCCACGGCCCGGCGCGTCGCGTCCGCGCGCTTCGGCGAAGACGTGCGCCGCGTCGAGGGCGCGGATCTCGTCGTGTTCGCGCGCGACGTCGCGCCGACGCTGGCCTATGCGGTGCGGGTGTACGGCAAGGCGACCGACGCGCACGGCGAAGCCGTGCTCTACTACGTCGACGCGCGCACGGGCAACGTGCTCGACGCGCAGGACCTGATCAAGACCGCCTCCGCGACCGGCACCGGCCGTTCGCTGTACTACGGCAACCTGCCGCTGACGACCGACCAGACCGGCATGAACGCATACCGGATGCTCGATCCGACGCGCGGCGGCGGCTCGGTGTACGACGGTCGCGGCCTGACCTCGGACGACGTCGAGCTGGCCACCGATCTGCCGATCTTCACGAGCAGCACGAACGTGTGGGGCAACAACACGACCAGCGACCGGCAGACCGTCGCAGCCGACATCGACTACGGCCTCGCGCTGACCTGGGATTACTACAAGGCCACGCACAACCGCAACGGCATCTTCAACGACGGCCGCGGCGTGAAGAGCTACGCCCACGTGGTGTTCAACACCGGCAGCGGCACGACCGGCGCGAACGCGGCATGGCTGTCGTCGCGCGTGATGGTGTACGGCGACGGCGAGCCGGGCACCCGCCTGCCGAAGCCCGTCGTGTCGATCGACGTGGCCGGGCACGAGATGAGCCACGGCGTAACCGAAGCCACCGCGAACCTGAACTATTCGGGCGACGCGGGCGGCCTTAACGAATCGACGTCCGACATCTTCGGCACGCTCGTCAAGTTCTACGCGGACAACCCGAACGATCCGGGCAACTACGTGATCGGCGCGCGCGTGACGAGCGGCGGCCTGCGCAAGATGTACAAGCAGGATCTCGACGGCCGGTCGTACAGCTGCTATCCGTCCGGCGGCTTCTCGTGGTTCAATCCGCGCCACGATCCGCACTACTCGTCGGGCGTCGGCAACCGCTTCTTCTACCTGCTTTCGGAAGGCCCGGTGGCGCCGGCGACCGATACCGGACTGTCGACGAGCCAGCTTGTCTGCAACGGCGACACCCGCTTCAGCGGCCTGGGCCGCGACAAAGCCGGCAAGATCTGGTACCGGACGCTGACCGTGTACCTGACCACCAACTCCAGCTATCCGAGCGCGAGGCGCGCGTCGATCCAGGCGGCGAATGACCTGTACGGCGCGAATTCGGTTGAGAGCGCAACGGTCGCGCGCGCGTGGAGCGCCGCTGGCGTGAACTGA
- a CDS encoding secondary thiamine-phosphate synthase enzyme YjbQ, translating into MQQSIQHITVEARGCGLVELTPQVRAFVEQQSIRTGLLTVFCRHTSASLLIQENADPSVQRDLERYFATLAPEDGSRYEHDTEGPDDMPAHLRTALTQVQLSIPVEHGRMVLGTWQGIYLFEHRRAAHRRDIVLHLIGE; encoded by the coding sequence ATGCAACAGTCGATTCAACACATTACCGTCGAGGCGCGCGGGTGCGGCCTCGTCGAGCTCACGCCGCAGGTACGCGCATTCGTCGAACAGCAGTCGATCCGCACCGGCCTCCTCACCGTGTTCTGCCGGCACACCTCCGCTTCGCTGCTGATCCAGGAGAACGCGGATCCGTCGGTGCAGCGTGACCTGGAACGTTACTTCGCCACCCTCGCGCCCGAGGACGGTTCGCGCTACGAGCACGACACCGAGGGCCCCGACGACATGCCCGCGCATTTGCGCACGGCGCTGACGCAGGTGCAGTTGTCGATTCCCGTCGAACATGGGCGCATGGTGCTCGGCACCTGGCAAGGCATTTACCTCTTCGAGCATCGCCGCGCCGCGCATCGACGCGATATCGTGCTGCATCTGATCGGCGAATGA
- a CDS encoding thioredoxin family protein, which produces MRATTHTPQAYFADAPTRAEVDALVGATVIEFGANWCGICTAAQPKIRDAFSAHPAVRHLKIEDGPGRPLGRSFGIKLWPTLVFLRDGVEIARVVRPVSAEQIESEGFAALG; this is translated from the coding sequence ATGAGAGCGACGACGCATACTCCTCAGGCCTACTTCGCCGATGCGCCTACGCGCGCCGAAGTCGACGCGCTCGTTGGTGCGACCGTCATCGAGTTCGGCGCGAATTGGTGCGGCATCTGCACGGCCGCGCAGCCCAAGATTCGCGACGCATTCTCGGCGCACCCCGCGGTTCGGCATCTGAAAATCGAAGACGGCCCCGGCCGGCCGCTCGGCCGCTCATTCGGAATCAAGCTCTGGCCGACGCTGGTGTTCCTGCGCGACGGCGTCGAAATCGCGCGCGTCGTCCGCCCCGTCAGCGCCGAGCAGATCGAATCCGAGGGCTTCGCCGCGCTGGGATGA
- the trhA gene encoding PAQR family membrane homeostasis protein TrhA has product MHVGERFNSITHLVGAVLSVVGLVTLVTMGALDGDAYKVVSFSVYGAMLCVLYAISTLYHSVRSPRLKAILQKCDHSAIYLLIAGSYTPFTLVTLRGPWGWSLFGVSWGLAALGIAQELTLGRRTRIVSMTLYVLMGWLALVAIRPLIHALPAEGTAWLVAGGVIYSAGIYFFINDERIRHGHGIWHLFVLAGSLCQFVSVARYVA; this is encoded by the coding sequence GTGCATGTCGGTGAGCGTTTCAACAGCATTACCCATCTCGTTGGTGCCGTGCTGTCGGTGGTGGGGCTGGTGACGCTCGTGACGATGGGCGCGCTCGACGGCGACGCGTACAAGGTCGTGAGCTTCAGCGTGTACGGTGCGATGCTGTGCGTGCTCTATGCCATCTCGACGCTTTACCACAGCGTGCGCAGCCCGCGCCTGAAAGCCATCCTGCAGAAATGCGATCATTCGGCGATCTACCTGCTGATCGCCGGCAGCTACACGCCGTTCACGCTCGTCACGTTGCGCGGACCGTGGGGTTGGTCGCTGTTCGGCGTCAGCTGGGGGCTCGCCGCTCTGGGCATCGCGCAGGAGCTCACGCTCGGGCGGCGCACCCGCATCGTTTCGATGACGCTGTATGTCCTGATGGGATGGCTCGCGCTCGTTGCGATCCGCCCGCTGATCCATGCGTTACCGGCAGAGGGCACCGCCTGGCTCGTGGCGGGCGGCGTCATCTACAGCGCCGGCATCTATTTCTTCATCAACGACGAGCGCATCCGCCATGGGCATGGCATCTGGCATCTGTTCGTTCTGGCGGGCAGCCTGTGCCAATTCGTCAGCGTCGCGCGCTACGTTGCATGA
- a CDS encoding DNA polymerase II, which produces MTEFEQGFILTRHWRDTAKGTEVEFWLATERGPRRVRLRTQESVAFIPAEQQEQAERALNGDTDAVLRPLPLRDFRQRPVVGLYCRRYRHLAALKKHLSQSGVDVYESDVLPPERYMMERFITAPVRFRGVPDSDGALVDGELKTGTDYRPTLRCVSLDIETSARSELYSIALDGCGQRQVFMLGPANGDGDVDFQLEYCESRPALIERLNDWLARHDPDVIIGWNLVQFDLRVLHAHAEQYRVPLRLGRGGSVLDWRAHGQQPDHFFATAAGRLVIDGIDALKSATWTFPSFSLEHVAQSLLGEGKAIDNPYQRMDEIQRRFDHDKPALARYNLKDCELVTRIFEKADLLPFMLERATVTGLPADRIGGSVAAFTHLYMPRMHRLGYVAPNLGDVTGQTSPGGFVMDSRPGLYDSVLVLDYKSLYPSIIRSFLIDPVGLIEGISHPDDSESVPGFVGARFSRSRHCLPDIVRRVWEGRELAKRQHNQPLSQALKIIMNAFYGVLGSSGCRFFDPRLASSITMRGHEIMHETRKLIEAQGYDVIYGDTDSTFVWLKRPHASEEADRIGRALVGHINRWWQTHLQARFGLDSALEIQYERHYHRFLMPTVRGTEEGSKKRYAGLTVAPDGGEELVFKGLETVRTDWTPLAQQFQRELYRRVFKREPYHDFIREYVRRTLAGEFDALLIYRKRLRRPLGEYQRNVPPHVRAARVADAFNREQGRPLQYQHGGWISYVMTTAGPEPLETLRMPIDYAFYVSRQLQPVADAILPFLRDDFESVISGQGQLF; this is translated from the coding sequence TTGACGGAATTCGAACAGGGCTTCATTCTCACCCGCCACTGGAGGGACACGGCGAAGGGCACCGAGGTCGAGTTCTGGCTGGCGACCGAGCGCGGCCCGCGCCGGGTCCGCTTGCGCACGCAGGAATCGGTCGCGTTCATTCCCGCCGAGCAACAGGAACAGGCCGAACGCGCACTGAACGGCGACACCGACGCCGTGCTGCGCCCCCTCCCGCTGCGCGACTTCCGTCAGCGCCCGGTCGTCGGTCTCTATTGCCGGCGCTACCGCCATCTCGCCGCCCTGAAGAAGCACCTGAGCCAGTCGGGCGTCGACGTCTACGAGTCCGACGTCCTTCCGCCGGAGCGCTACATGATGGAGCGCTTCATCACCGCGCCGGTCCGGTTCCGCGGCGTGCCGGACAGCGACGGCGCATTGGTCGACGGCGAGCTGAAAACCGGCACCGACTATCGCCCGACACTGCGATGCGTGTCGCTCGACATCGAAACGAGCGCCCGGAGCGAGCTCTACTCGATCGCGCTCGACGGATGCGGACAGCGGCAGGTCTTCATGCTCGGCCCGGCCAACGGCGACGGCGACGTCGATTTTCAACTGGAATACTGCGAAAGCCGGCCCGCGCTGATCGAGCGGTTGAACGACTGGCTCGCGCGGCACGATCCCGACGTGATCATCGGCTGGAATCTCGTGCAGTTCGACCTGCGCGTGCTGCATGCGCACGCCGAGCAGTATCGGGTTCCGCTGCGGCTCGGACGCGGCGGCAGCGTGCTCGACTGGCGGGCGCACGGCCAGCAGCCCGATCATTTCTTCGCGACGGCGGCCGGGCGGCTCGTGATCGACGGCATCGACGCGCTGAAATCCGCGACCTGGACCTTTCCGTCATTCAGTCTCGAACACGTCGCGCAGTCGCTGCTCGGCGAAGGAAAGGCGATCGACAATCCGTACCAGCGCATGGACGAAATCCAGCGCCGGTTCGATCACGACAAACCCGCGCTCGCACGCTACAACCTGAAGGACTGCGAGCTCGTCACGCGCATTTTCGAGAAAGCGGATCTGCTGCCGTTCATGCTCGAACGCGCGACCGTCACGGGGCTGCCTGCGGATCGCATCGGCGGATCGGTCGCGGCGTTCACGCATCTGTACATGCCGAGGATGCACCGGCTGGGCTACGTCGCGCCGAATCTCGGCGACGTGACCGGGCAAACGAGTCCCGGCGGCTTCGTGATGGATTCGCGGCCCGGACTCTACGACTCGGTTCTCGTGCTCGACTACAAGAGCCTGTATCCGTCGATCATCCGCAGCTTCCTGATCGATCCGGTGGGGCTCATCGAGGGCATCAGCCATCCGGACGACAGCGAATCGGTGCCCGGCTTTGTCGGCGCCCGCTTCTCGCGCAGCCGGCATTGCCTGCCGGACATCGTGCGTCGCGTGTGGGAAGGCCGCGAGCTCGCGAAGCGCCAGCACAATCAGCCGCTGTCGCAGGCGCTGAAGATCATCATGAACGCGTTCTACGGCGTGCTCGGCTCCTCCGGATGCCGGTTCTTCGATCCGAGGCTCGCGTCGTCGATCACGATGCGCGGCCACGAGATCATGCACGAGACGCGCAAGCTCATCGAGGCGCAGGGTTACGACGTCATCTACGGCGACACCGACTCGACGTTCGTCTGGCTGAAACGCCCGCACGCCAGCGAAGAAGCCGATCGCATCGGCCGCGCGCTCGTCGGCCATATCAATCGCTGGTGGCAGACGCATCTGCAGGCCCGCTTCGGACTCGACAGCGCACTCGAAATCCAATACGAGCGGCACTATCACCGATTCCTGATGCCGACCGTCCGCGGCACGGAGGAAGGCAGCAAGAAGCGCTACGCCGGCCTCACCGTCGCACCGGACGGCGGCGAGGAGCTCGTGTTCAAGGGCCTCGAGACCGTGCGGACCGACTGGACTCCACTGGCCCAGCAGTTCCAGCGGGAGCTATACCGACGGGTCTTCAAGCGGGAGCCGTACCATGACTTCATCCGGGAATACGTGCGCCGCACGCTCGCCGGCGAATTCGATGCGCTGCTGATCTATCGGAAACGGCTGCGCCGGCCACTGGGCGAATACCAGCGCAACGTCCCGCCGCACGTCCGCGCCGCGCGCGTCGCCGACGCATTCAATCGCGAACAGGGGCGCCCGCTGCAGTACCAGCATGGCGGATGGATCAGCTACGTGATGACGACGGCGGGTCCCGAACCGCTCGAGACGCTCCGCATGCCGATCGATTACGCGTTCTACGTGAGCCGCCAGTTGCAGCCCGTTGCCGACGCGATTCTTCCGTTCCTGCGCGACGATTTCGAATCGGTGATCTCGGGGCAGGGGCAGTTGTTCTAG
- a CDS encoding MFS transporter, with amino-acid sequence MDHPSSVAVRPASDPLNDGYRKVTFRLIPLIFVCYLFNYLDRVNVGFAKLQMLSDLQMSETVYGLGAGIFFVGYVLAGVPSNLILRRVGARVWIAIIMVAWGMLSSSLLFVKTPASFYTLRFFTGIAEAGFFPGMVLYLTQWYSAEHRGRAIALFMSAIPISGVIGGPLSGWMLDHFSVGQGGLAGWQWLFLLQGAPTIVLGIAVFAFLQDRIDDARWLSGDEKAALNRALATTAADAARSSSGRPQRMRDVLRNAAVWKFGIVYFSIQMGVYAINFWLPSIIRSLGVGGSGAIGWLSAIPYLFASIAMIAVGKSADARQERRWHLSVPMAVGVAGLLMAAQSGNAIVPAMIGLVLATASALTALAMFWPLPTLVLTGTAAAGGVALINSLGQVAGFVSPYIVGWIKDATQRTDLALYVLSSTMVVGIVLVMRTHARRAGR; translated from the coding sequence ATGGACCACCCCTCTTCCGTAGCGGTACGACCCGCGTCGGACCCGCTGAACGACGGCTATCGCAAGGTCACGTTCCGACTGATCCCGCTGATCTTCGTCTGCTACCTGTTCAATTACCTCGACCGAGTCAACGTCGGCTTCGCGAAGCTGCAGATGCTGAGCGACCTGCAGATGAGCGAAACCGTCTACGGTCTCGGCGCAGGCATCTTCTTCGTCGGCTACGTGCTCGCGGGCGTGCCGAGCAACCTGATTCTGCGGCGCGTCGGCGCGCGCGTGTGGATCGCGATCATCATGGTCGCGTGGGGCATGCTGTCCTCGTCGCTGCTGTTCGTGAAGACGCCGGCATCGTTCTATACGCTGCGCTTCTTCACCGGCATCGCGGAAGCCGGCTTCTTTCCGGGCATGGTGCTTTATCTGACGCAATGGTACAGCGCCGAGCATCGCGGCCGCGCGATCGCGCTCTTCATGTCGGCGATTCCGATCTCCGGCGTGATCGGCGGCCCGCTGTCGGGCTGGATGCTCGACCACTTCTCGGTCGGGCAAGGCGGACTCGCGGGCTGGCAGTGGCTCTTCCTGCTGCAGGGCGCTCCCACGATCGTGCTCGGCATCGCGGTGTTCGCGTTCCTCCAGGACCGGATCGACGACGCGCGCTGGCTGTCGGGCGACGAGAAGGCCGCGCTCAACCGCGCGCTCGCGACCACCGCGGCCGACGCCGCGAGGTCGTCGTCCGGACGGCCGCAGCGGATGCGCGACGTCTTGCGCAACGCGGCCGTCTGGAAGTTCGGCATCGTCTATTTCAGCATCCAGATGGGCGTGTACGCGATCAACTTCTGGCTGCCGTCGATCATCCGTTCGCTCGGCGTCGGCGGCAGCGGCGCGATCGGCTGGCTGAGCGCGATCCCGTATCTGTTCGCGAGCATCGCGATGATCGCGGTCGGCAAATCCGCCGATGCGCGCCAGGAGCGCCGCTGGCATCTGAGCGTCCCGATGGCGGTAGGCGTCGCGGGCCTGCTGATGGCCGCGCAGTCCGGCAATGCGATCGTGCCCGCGATGATCGGCCTCGTGCTCGCGACGGCCAGCGCGCTCACCGCGCTCGCGATGTTCTGGCCGCTGCCGACCCTGGTGCTGACGGGCACGGCGGCGGCGGGCGGCGTCGCGCTGATCAACTCGCTGGGGCAGGTCGCGGGCTTCGTGAGTCCCTACATCGTCGGCTGGATCAAGGACGCGACGCAGCGCACCGATCTCGCGCTCTACGTCCTGTCGAGCACGATGGTCGTCGGCATCGTGCTCGTGATGCGCACGCACGCGCGTCGCGCCGGCCGCTGA
- a CDS encoding glycerate kinase: MKIVIAPDSFKESLTAVETARQIEAGFREVFADADYRCLPIADGGEGTVDALVTAASGERRIANVGDPLGRPTRAAFGILPDGTAVIEMAEASGLHLVPPDLRDPRVTSSRGTGELIRAALDAGARRFIVGLGGSATNDGGAGMLQALGAHLADADGRPIGAGGAQLARLARIDVAGLDSRLADCTFEVACDVDNPLVGPNGASAVFGPQKGATPEMIAHLDHNLAHFAAIIERDVGPAVAQLSGGGAAGGLGAAMSAFLTATLRPGIEIVTDALRLRDAIRGASLVVTGEGCIDGQTLRGKAPIGVARIAAECGVPVVAIGGAVTGQADALYRHGIDAIFASVRRACTIDEALRDAAINVRFAARNVAAAIRVGWHLGRHASSRRGA, encoded by the coding sequence ATGAAGATCGTGATAGCTCCCGACTCGTTCAAGGAAAGCCTGACCGCGGTCGAAACGGCGCGGCAGATCGAGGCCGGGTTCCGTGAAGTGTTCGCCGACGCCGACTACCGGTGCCTGCCGATCGCCGACGGCGGCGAAGGCACGGTCGACGCGCTCGTCACGGCGGCGAGCGGCGAGCGCCGCATCGCGAACGTCGGCGATCCGCTCGGCCGGCCGACGCGCGCCGCGTTCGGCATTCTGCCCGACGGCACTGCGGTCATCGAGATGGCCGAAGCGAGCGGCCTGCATCTCGTGCCGCCCGACCTGCGCGATCCGCGCGTCACGTCGAGCCGGGGCACGGGCGAGCTGATCCGCGCGGCGCTCGACGCCGGCGCGCGGCGCTTCATCGTCGGTCTCGGCGGCAGCGCGACGAACGACGGCGGCGCGGGCATGCTGCAGGCGCTCGGCGCGCATCTCGCCGACGCCGACGGCCGGCCGATCGGCGCGGGCGGCGCGCAGCTCGCGCGCCTCGCGCGCATCGACGTCGCCGGTCTCGACAGCCGGCTCGCGGATTGCACGTTCGAAGTCGCGTGCGACGTCGACAATCCGCTCGTCGGGCCGAACGGCGCGTCCGCGGTCTTCGGGCCGCAAAAGGGCGCGACGCCCGAGATGATCGCGCATCTCGATCACAACCTCGCGCATTTCGCGGCGATCATCGAGCGCGACGTCGGCCCCGCCGTCGCGCAGCTTTCGGGCGGCGGCGCGGCGGGCGGTCTCGGCGCGGCGATGTCCGCGTTCCTCACCGCGACGCTGCGGCCGGGCATCGAGATCGTGACCGACGCGCTGCGGCTGCGCGACGCGATTCGCGGCGCGAGCCTCGTCGTGACGGGCGAGGGCTGCATCGACGGCCAGACGCTGCGGGGCAAGGCGCCCATCGGCGTCGCGCGCATCGCGGCGGAATGCGGGGTGCCGGTCGTCGCGATCGGCGGTGCGGTGACGGGCCAGGCCGACGCGCTGTACCGGCATGGCATCGACGCGATCTTCGCGTCCGTCAGGCGTGCGTGTACGATCGACGAAGCCCTTCGCGACGCGGCGATCAACGTTCGCTTCGCCGCCCGCAACGTCGCGGCGGCGATTCGCGTCGGCTGGCATCTCGGCCGGCACGCATCGTCGCGGCGCGGCGCGTAG
- the pyk gene encoding pyruvate kinase, giving the protein MRNENHTDRARRRSTKIVATLGPSSSTETAIEALARAGADVFRLNFSHGAHADHASRHAAVRAIEARLGHPIGVLLDLQGPKLRVGQFAGGRASIVKGQPFVFDMDPAPGDAHRVSLPHPEIFDAVRPGHLLLVDDGKLRFQARAVSTGRIEAVALLDGVVSDRKGVSVPDATLAIPALSTKDRDDLEFGLSLGVDWVALSFVQTAQDVRDARALIGSRAAIVAKIEKPQAVANIVDIVDAADAVMVARGDLGVEMSLEDVPSVQKRIIRLARAAGKPVIVATQMLESMTLAPTPTRAEASDVAAAVYDGADAVMLSAESASGQYPVAAVDFMRKIIATTEADPIQPQLMKAIGTAHAPNATDAIGAAIEVVSDTLRLGVAVTYTASGATAIRLSRLRPSAAILSLTPRADVARRLTLAWGVHSRVAGEATGIENIVEIAIEAAHAEGFPTDECPIVVAAGVPFGHPGSTNLMRIVWPTEMTRR; this is encoded by the coding sequence ATGCGAAACGAAAACCACACCGACCGCGCGCGCCGCCGTTCGACGAAGATCGTCGCCACGCTCGGCCCGTCGAGCTCGACGGAGACCGCCATCGAGGCCCTCGCGCGCGCGGGCGCCGACGTCTTCCGGCTGAATTTCAGCCACGGCGCGCACGCCGACCACGCGTCGCGTCATGCGGCCGTCCGCGCGATCGAGGCGCGCCTCGGGCATCCGATCGGCGTCCTGCTCGACCTGCAGGGCCCGAAGCTGCGCGTCGGGCAGTTCGCGGGAGGGCGGGCGTCGATCGTCAAGGGTCAGCCGTTCGTGTTCGACATGGACCCGGCGCCCGGCGACGCGCATCGCGTGAGCCTGCCTCACCCCGAGATCTTCGACGCCGTCCGTCCTGGCCATCTGCTCCTCGTCGACGACGGCAAGCTGCGGTTCCAGGCGCGGGCGGTGTCGACGGGACGCATCGAGGCGGTCGCGCTGCTCGACGGCGTCGTGTCCGACCGCAAGGGCGTCAGCGTGCCCGATGCGACGCTCGCGATTCCGGCGCTGTCGACGAAGGATCGCGACGATCTCGAATTCGGGCTGTCGCTCGGCGTGGACTGGGTCGCGCTGTCGTTCGTGCAGACCGCGCAGGACGTGCGCGACGCGCGCGCGCTGATCGGCTCGCGCGCCGCGATCGTCGCGAAGATCGAAAAGCCGCAGGCGGTCGCGAACATCGTCGACATCGTCGACGCCGCCGATGCGGTGATGGTCGCGCGCGGCGATCTCGGCGTCGAGATGTCGCTCGAGGACGTGCCGAGCGTGCAGAAGCGGATCATCCGGCTCGCGCGCGCGGCGGGCAAGCCGGTGATCGTCGCGACGCAGATGCTCGAATCGATGACGCTCGCGCCGACGCCGACGCGCGCGGAAGCGTCCGACGTCGCCGCGGCCGTCTACGACGGCGCCGACGCGGTGATGCTGTCCGCGGAATCGGCATCGGGCCAGTATCCGGTCGCGGCGGTCGACTTCATGCGCAAGATCATCGCGACGACCGAGGCGGATCCGATCCAGCCGCAGTTGATGAAGGCGATCGGCACCGCGCACGCGCCGAACGCGACCGACGCAATCGGCGCGGCGATCGAAGTGGTTTCGGATACACTGCGGCTCGGCGTCGCCGTCACGTACACGGCGTCGGGCGCCACGGCGATACGCCTGTCGCGCTTGCGGCCGAGCGCGGCGATCCTGAGCCTCACGCCGCGCGCCGACGTCGCGCGCCGGCTGACGCTCGCATGGGGCGTCCACTCGCGCGTCGCGGGGGAGGCGACCGGCATCGAGAACATCGTCGAGATCGCGATCGAAGCCGCGCACGCGGAAGGGTTCCCGACGGACGAATGTCCGATCGTCGTGGCCGCAGGCGTACCCTTCGGACATCCCGGCTCGACGAACCTGATGCGCATCGTCTGGCCGACCGAAATGACGCGACGATAG
- a CDS encoding sugar diacid recognition domain-containing protein: MMIDARLATEIVARTVEVMPFDVNVMDAHGLILASSDAGRVGEIHAGAQLALARERAVEIDDAMAANLSGVRPGINLPLSVRGRVCGVIGVTGEPDKVRRFGELLRVTAELILEREQLTLELRRNARHREEFVLQLLRRTATSAELEAWADRLGIDVRLAHTAIVCRLTDVDADPEAGVSQIEAMQSQLADEWPQLLTAKTSYRELVMFDTIDARAAHDSALARHAGKRLAALEGTLRKVATQPFSLALGIALEGIDGFERSYQCALATLRVGAARMPQRAAYSYYEFVLPVLLSALSQGWQAQQLRLPLTRLLARERRSGALLETLKAWYANDGHPSATAEALGIHRNTLDYRLQQIRDATGLDLGSMDDRLWLYIALQTVVSIPDGSDGGSGDRRSGT; this comes from the coding sequence ATGATGATCGATGCCCGGCTCGCGACTGAAATCGTCGCACGTACCGTCGAAGTGATGCCGTTCGATGTGAACGTGATGGACGCGCACGGCCTGATCCTGGCGAGCAGCGACGCCGGCCGCGTGGGCGAGATCCACGCGGGCGCGCAGCTCGCCCTCGCCCGCGAGCGCGCGGTCGAGATCGACGACGCCATGGCCGCGAACCTGAGCGGCGTGCGGCCCGGCATCAACCTGCCGCTGAGCGTGCGCGGCAGGGTTTGTGGCGTGATCGGCGTCACCGGCGAGCCGGACAAGGTGCGCCGGTTCGGCGAGCTGCTGCGCGTCACGGCGGAACTGATCCTCGAGCGCGAGCAGCTGACGCTCGAATTGCGCCGCAACGCACGCCATCGGGAGGAGTTCGTCCTCCAGCTTCTGAGACGCACCGCCACGTCCGCCGAGCTCGAGGCATGGGCCGACCGGCTCGGCATCGACGTGCGGCTCGCGCATACGGCGATCGTGTGCCGCCTGACCGACGTCGACGCGGACCCGGAGGCCGGAGTCAGCCAGATCGAGGCGATGCAATCACAACTGGCGGACGAGTGGCCGCAGTTGCTGACCGCGAAGACGTCGTATCGGGAGCTCGTGATGTTCGACACGATCGATGCGCGCGCCGCGCACGACAGCGCGCTGGCGAGGCATGCCGGCAAGCGGCTCGCCGCGCTGGAGGGCACGCTGCGCAAGGTCGCGACGCAGCCGTTCTCGCTGGCGCTCGGCATCGCGCTCGAAGGCATCGACGGTTTCGAACGCTCGTATCAGTGCGCGCTTGCGACGCTTCGCGTCGGCGCGGCGCGGATGCCGCAAAGGGCCGCGTATTCGTATTACGAGTTCGTGCTGCCCGTCTTGCTGTCGGCGCTGTCGCAGGGCTGGCAGGCGCAGCAGCTCCGCTTGCCGCTCACGCGCCTGCTCGCGCGCGAACGGCGCTCCGGCGCGCTGCTCGAAACGTTGAAGGCGTGGTACGCGAACGACGGCCACCCGAGCGCGACGGCGGAGGCGCTCGGCATCCATCGCAATACGCTCGACTATCGGCTGCAGCAGATTCGCGATGCGACGGGGCTCGATCTCGGGTCGATGGACGATCGGCTCTGGCTGTACATCGCGCTGCAGACGGTGGTGAGCATCCCTGACGGTTCCGACGGCGGCTCCGGCGACAGGCGTTCAGGGACTTGA